DNA from Streptococcus parasuis:
ATTCAAATAGGAACCTGTCTGGTTATAGGTTACATTGTCACCATATGTAGCAGATTGAACAGTATGGGAATGGCCATCAATAACAATCACACGTTTGCCAGCAAGTTTGCTATTTTGTGATAAGGCTTCTGCAAGCGTTGAACCTCTCCACTCTACTGGAGTAGTCGCATCAACACCTAAGTGCGCAAGAATGATGTAGTTGTTATAGACACGATTATCAGCAAGTGCACGTGCTTCTACTTCATCAATGACCTTATTTACTTCGGTAATAGGATCTGCAAATGTAACACCTTCAATATTTTTTGGGTGTGTCTTTGTAGCAGTTTCTGGTGTAGTGACACCGATAACTACAAATTCATCACCGACAACAGTTGGCGTTTTATCAACGATAGTTGAAGCTTCAAAAACTCGAGCGCCATTAACGTATTTGTTTGCACTCAATAGTGGAAAGTTCAAGGTCTCTTTGTATTTGATTGCTTGATCCATCCCAAAGTCAAATTCATGGTTACCAACAGCCATGGCATCATAGCCGACTTGGTTCATGATATTAGCTCTGTCTTCACCTTTTGTAGAGTTGGAAATTGGCAGTCCTTGGAAGGCATCACCAGCATCCACCACAATTGTATTTTCAACTTTGCTACGTTCTTCTTCAATGACTGCAGCAGCCTTGGCATCACCGATTACGCCTTTTTCTTCAAGAATTCGACCATGAACATCGTTTGTGTGAATGATAACTGCATCAATCGAATCAGTGGCTGTATTAGAGGCAGTAATTTCAGTCGGGGTACTAGCTTCGATAGCCACTACATCAGCAGTTGCCCCATCTGTAGTTGAACCAGATGATCCTGTCTCTGTAGTATTTAAAGCTGAATTAGAAACACTTGCACTTGTCCCTGTAGTTTCAGTCTGTTGGACAATAGTTGATGAGGTATCTACAGTCTGTACTTCATCAGCTTGAACTTGTTGAGCCAAAATCACCGGCGACAACAACAGGGTAGACAACACAGGCAACAATAAATCTTTCTTTTTCATAAATCGACCTTTCTTAAGTGAGTTATATAGTTATTATACACTTTTTCATCTAAAAACAAAAACATTGAATTCGTTATCATAGTTAAAATGTTCGTAAAATATTTGTATTAGAATGGCATTGGGGATTCAAAAATGAATTTTGGAACGAATTCCTTATTGTTATACAGATATTTGAAATGACACCGTTGAAAATTTCATTGGAATACCTGATAATATTTTGAACACTTCCACAATCATTTCCATCTCAACAAGACTTGACTTCCTATATGATGCATCTAAATGTGGCTTTAACGATTAAAAAACTGCAACCAAGTTGGCTACAGTTCCATATGCTTTTATTTTTTATGATAAACGATGCTTCCATCTGAAATTGTAAAGTAGACATCGCCTTTCAAACTATCACCGATAAATGGAGAATTTGCGGATTTTGATGCAAAATTCGCTGTGACTGTTCGATTTGCATCTGGATTGAAAATAACAAGGTCTGCAGGACCGTTTTCCGCAAGATAGCCAGCATCAAGGCCATAGAGCTTGGCAGGATTAATAGTCATTTTTTCCAGCAATTGCAAGAGTGTCAAGTGTCCTTCATCTACCAAGTGAGTCAGGCCAAGCGAAAGCGATGTTTCCAAGCCTGTCATTCCTGATGGGGCTTTTGTGAGATCTTCAACATTTTTTTCATCCGCGTGATGAGGAGCATGATCCGTTGCAATCACAGAGATAACACCAGATTTCAATCCTTCAATCACTGCCAACCGATCGCTCTCCAAGCGTAACGGCGGATTCATCTTGGCATTGGCACCTTTTGTTAGAAGTAAGTCTTCTGTCCGTGAAAAATGTTGTGGTGCTACTTCTGCTGTAACATTTGCTCCGAGACCTTGAACAAATTCAACCACCTTGACCGACTCGGCTTTGGATAGATGCTGAATATGAACACGCGCACCCGTTTCATAGGCAATCATGACATCGCGAGCGACCATACTGTATTCTGCTACGCCAGTTGCACCACAAACATGAAAATGTTTTTCAGCCACTTGCTCGTTGAGTCCCAAGACACCATTCAGGTCAGGATCTTCTTCATGCAAACTGATGAGACAGCCCTGCTCTTTGGCTAATTTCATAGCCTTTCTCACCACGCCAGCATTTGTCAAAGGAATACCGTCGTCCGAAAAGGCGACCGCTCCCGCCTCTTGCAAAGCAGGAAAATCGGTCAGATTTTGGCCATCAAATTGATTGGTAATGGTTGCCACACTATAAATATGGATGGCTTCTTTTTTAGCAGATTCCAGAACTTCAGTTAGAGTTTCTACTGTAGAAATCGTCGGATTTGTGTTAGCCATCATGACAACAGAAGTAAAGCCACCAGCTGCGGCTGCTAAGGCTCCTGTGTGAATATCTTCTTTATGGGTCTGACCAGGTTCACGAAAATGGACATGAACATCAACCAAACCAGGAGCAACGACTAATCCTGTTGCATCAAGAACCTGTTCAACGTCAGCAGAAATCGACTCCGCAATTTTTACAATTCTCTTTCCATCTATTAAGATGTCGCAAGTTTTGTCTAGTCCAGTTTGAGGATCTAAAACACGACCATTTTTTACTAATAACATTCTTATTCTCCTTATATGACCAAGTAACAATTATTGGAGCCAATTAATTCCCGTACTTCCATGAGATGTTAAAAAAGCATTTGCTTGTGAGAAGGGCTTGCTTCCAAAGAAACCTCGATAGGCTGAAAGAGGGCTTGGATGGGCAGATTCGATAACCATATGTTTTTGATTGGTTATCAACACCTTTTTCTTGCGAGCATAAGCACCCCAAAGAATGTAGACGACAGGCTGGTCTAAGCTATTGACCACCTTAATAACAGCATCCGTAAAAGGCTCCCAGATTTGCCCTGCATGCCCATTTGCCTGACCTGCTGGAACAGTTAAACAAGCATTGAGCAAAAGCACACCTTGTTCCGCCCATGCTGTCAAATCATGATCTTGTTTGACGCCAATATCATCCGTCAATTCTTTTAAGATGTTTTGAAGAGATGGCGGAGCTGGTACCGAGTTCGGAACAGAAAATGACAAGCCCTGTGCCTGACCAGGTCCGTGATAGGGATCCTGTCCCAAAATAACTACTTTAACCTCTTCCAAATCCGTTGTTTGAATAGCAGCAAATACCTTATCTCGAGGCGGATAAATGGTACCACTGGCATAAACTTGATCTAAGAATTGATTAATTTTGTTAAAATAATGATCCGGCAACTGTGCCTTTATCGATTCGTGCCAAGCCGAATGTTCCATACATCACTCCTAGTTTGAACTTCTCTCTTTAACAATGTAAATCGGACGTTTCTTCGTTTCCAAGAAAACTTTTGCCAAATATTTACCGAGTATACCAATAGTCATCAACTGC
Protein-coding regions in this window:
- a CDS encoding uracil-DNA glycosylase translates to MEHSAWHESIKAQLPDHYFNKINQFLDQVYASGTIYPPRDKVFAAIQTTDLEEVKVVILGQDPYHGPGQAQGLSFSVPNSVPAPPSLQNILKELTDDIGVKQDHDLTAWAEQGVLLLNACLTVPAGQANGHAGQIWEPFTDAVIKVVNSLDQPVVYILWGAYARKKKVLITNQKHMVIESAHPSPLSAYRGFFGSKPFSQANAFLTSHGSTGINWLQ
- a CDS encoding dihydroorotase, with amino-acid sequence MLLVKNGRVLDPQTGLDKTCDILIDGKRIVKIAESISADVEQVLDATGLVVAPGLVDVHVHFREPGQTHKEDIHTGALAAAAGGFTSVVMMANTNPTISTVETLTEVLESAKKEAIHIYSVATITNQFDGQNLTDFPALQEAGAVAFSDDGIPLTNAGVVRKAMKLAKEQGCLISLHEEDPDLNGVLGLNEQVAEKHFHVCGATGVAEYSMVARDVMIAYETGARVHIQHLSKAESVKVVEFVQGLGANVTAEVAPQHFSRTEDLLLTKGANAKMNPPLRLESDRLAVIEGLKSGVISVIATDHAPHHADEKNVEDLTKAPSGMTGLETSLSLGLTHLVDEGHLTLLQLLEKMTINPAKLYGLDAGYLAENGPADLVIFNPDANRTVTANFASKSANSPFIGDSLKGDVYFTISDGSIVYHKK